One Gemmatimonadota bacterium DNA window includes the following coding sequences:
- a CDS encoding peptidase M14: MPRHLLRSLPLAAFALALAGPARLTAQSTRPERTGGAETSSYADVTGFLDSLARRSRDLRLGVLGTSPEGRAIPWVLAARPMVEGPAAAARSGKPVIYLQGNIHSGEVEGKEAAQMLLRDLAVGPLSRLLDSVIVLVVPIYNIDGNEKFGPGERHRPGQNGPAVVGPSLNGQGLNLNRDYVKLEGPETRAAYALLAAWDPDVFIDLHTTNGSYHGYALTWSPGLNPNGSPANDYVRDRFLPAVRERLRRRHQVETFPYGNFRSQHRDSLAQGWETYDARPRFGTNAMGVRGRLAILSEGYSNDPFPTRIRATYLFLREILSLAAEERATIRRVVAATDRWRPDSIALRSVLAPPHVEEVIAELTDDDGDGSHGFARRRRSGAFQAIRMPVYDRFVPAAQVARPAGYLLPPGYGHLVSLLRQQGVLVERLRDPWSGPAARFRVDSLQVAPFVFEGHRTVTVHGAWGAPEAATAAPGWYWVSTDQRLGTFAACVLEPGSEDGYATWNLLDRDLRRGATLPFFRLASPLAIATELLP; encoded by the coding sequence ATGCCCCGTCACCTCCTGCGTTCCCTGCCACTCGCGGCCTTCGCGCTGGCCCTGGCCGGACCCGCCCGGCTCACCGCGCAGTCCACCCGACCGGAGCGGACCGGCGGGGCCGAGACCTCCAGCTACGCCGACGTGACCGGCTTCCTCGATTCGCTGGCGCGCCGCTCCCGTGACCTGCGCCTGGGGGTTCTCGGCACCAGCCCGGAGGGGCGGGCCATCCCGTGGGTGCTCGCGGCGCGGCCGATGGTCGAGGGGCCGGCCGCCGCGGCGCGCAGCGGCAAGCCCGTCATCTACCTCCAGGGCAACATCCACAGCGGCGAGGTGGAGGGCAAAGAGGCCGCGCAGATGCTGCTGCGCGACCTGGCGGTCGGGCCGCTCAGCCGCCTGCTCGACAGCGTGATCGTGCTCGTGGTGCCGATCTACAACATCGACGGCAACGAGAAGTTCGGCCCCGGCGAGCGCCACCGGCCCGGCCAGAACGGCCCCGCGGTGGTCGGCCCGAGCCTGAACGGCCAGGGGCTCAACCTCAACCGCGACTACGTGAAGCTCGAGGGCCCGGAGACCCGGGCGGCGTACGCGCTGCTGGCGGCGTGGGATCCCGACGTCTTCATCGACCTGCATACCACCAACGGGAGCTACCACGGCTACGCGCTCACCTGGTCGCCGGGGCTCAATCCCAACGGCTCGCCCGCCAACGACTACGTGCGCGATCGCTTCCTCCCCGCCGTGCGCGAGCGGCTGCGCCGCCGTCACCAGGTGGAGACCTTCCCCTACGGCAACTTCCGCAGCCAGCATCGCGACTCGCTGGCCCAGGGGTGGGAGACCTACGACGCCCGGCCCCGCTTCGGCACCAACGCGATGGGCGTCCGCGGCCGCCTTGCGATCCTCTCCGAGGGCTACAGCAACGATCCCTTCCCCACCCGGATCCGCGCCACCTACCTCTTCCTGCGCGAGATCCTCTCGCTGGCCGCGGAGGAGCGCGCCACGATCCGCCGGGTGGTGGCGGCCACCGACCGGTGGCGGCCCGACTCGATCGCGCTCCGCTCGGTGCTGGCCCCGCCGCACGTCGAGGAGGTCATCGCCGAGCTCACCGACGACGACGGCGACGGCAGCCACGGCTTCGCGCGCCGCCGCCGCTCCGGGGCCTTCCAGGCGATCCGCATGCCCGTGTATGACCGGTTCGTGCCCGCCGCGCAGGTGGCCCGGCCCGCCGGCTACCTGCTGCCGCCCGGCTATGGGCACCTCGTGAGCCTGCTGCGGCAGCAGGGGGTCCTCGTGGAGCGGCTGCGCGATCCCTGGTCGGGGCCCGCCGCCCGCTTCCGGGTCGACAGCCTCCAGGTGGCTCCGTTCGTCTTCGAGGGGCACCGCACCGTCACCGTGCACGGGGCGTGGGGCGCCCCGGAGGCCGCGACGGCCGCGCCGGGCTGGTACTGGGTCTCGACCGACCAGCGCCTGGGGACCTTCGCCGCCTGCGTCCTCGAGCCCGGCTCCGAGGATGGCTACGCCACCTGGAACCTCCTCGACCGCGACCTGCGCCGGGGCGCCACGCTGCCGTTCTTCCGCCTGGCGTCGCCCCTCGCGATTGCCACCGAGCTGCTCCCCTAG
- the bcp gene encoding thioredoxin-dependent thiol peroxidase, with protein sequence MLAPGAKAPAFSLPAADGATVRLTQFKGAPVVLYFYPKDDTAGCTTEACEFRDRWRAVRATGATVLGISPDPVASHQKFAAKYKLPFPLLADTDHAVATAYGVWGEKSMYGRRYFGILRTSFVIGPTGKVIRVFEKVKPKGHAAEVLAILRELKM encoded by the coding sequence ATGCTCGCTCCCGGCGCCAAGGCCCCCGCGTTCTCCCTTCCTGCCGCCGACGGCGCCACGGTGCGCCTGACGCAGTTCAAGGGCGCGCCGGTCGTCCTCTACTTCTACCCGAAGGACGACACCGCCGGCTGCACCACCGAGGCCTGCGAGTTCCGCGACCGGTGGCGCGCCGTGCGGGCCACCGGCGCCACGGTGCTCGGCATCTCCCCCGACCCCGTCGCCTCGCACCAGAAGTTCGCCGCGAAGTACAAGCTCCCCTTCCCGCTGCTGGCCGACACCGATCACGCCGTGGCCACGGCCTACGGCGTCTGGGGGGAGAAGAGCATGTACGGGCGGAGGTACTTCGGGATCCTGCGGACGAGCTTCGTGATCGGCCCGACCGGAAAGGTGATCCGCGTCTTCGAGAAGGTGAAACCGAAGGGCCATGCCGCGGAGGTCCTGGCCATCCTCCGGGAATTGAAAATGTGA
- a CDS encoding thrombospondin type 3 repeat-containing protein: MAGLRLGTGGTLSIRLDGTLDYIASAESKGGPFPALGVQQADNNLHWGFQAGLSLLLGKHGDGDRDQDGVRDSADQCPATPVGDKVDASGCSLPKDADGDGVTDNLDRCPATPAGDRVDATGCSLPKDADGDGVVDAADKCPNTPAGTAVDATGCPKDSDGDGVVDAADRCPNTPAGTAVDANGCPKDSDGDGVLDAADRCPNTPAGTAVDATGCPADSDGDGVRNAVDKCPDTPAGTTVDAVGCAALFQAGQPLVLEGVNFETGKAVLLPASTAVLDRVAESLANNPDVTVEVGGHTDNTGSRATNTRLSAARASAVRDYLIGKGIDGARLTAKGYGPDQPVQENTTVAGRAANRRVELTKTN, encoded by the coding sequence CTGGCGGGCCTGCGGCTCGGCACCGGCGGCACCCTGAGCATCCGGCTCGACGGCACGCTCGACTACATCGCCTCGGCCGAGAGCAAGGGCGGCCCGTTCCCGGCGCTGGGCGTCCAGCAGGCCGACAACAACCTCCATTGGGGCTTCCAGGCCGGCCTGTCGCTGCTGCTCGGCAAGCACGGCGACGGCGACCGTGACCAGGACGGCGTGCGCGACTCGGCCGACCAGTGCCCGGCCACCCCGGTCGGGGACAAGGTCGACGCCAGCGGCTGCTCGCTGCCCAAGGACGCCGACGGCGATGGCGTGACCGACAACCTCGACCGCTGCCCGGCGACCCCGGCCGGCGACCGGGTGGACGCCACCGGCTGCTCGCTGCCCAAGGATGCCGACGGCGACGGCGTGGTGGATGCGGCGGACAAGTGCCCCAACACCCCGGCCGGCACGGCGGTGGATGCCACCGGCTGCCCGAAGGACAGCGACGGCGACGGCGTGGTGGATGCGGCGGACCGGTGCCCGAACACCCCGGCCGGCACGGCGGTGGATGCCAATGGCTGCCCGAAGGACAGCGATGGCGACGGCGTGCTGGACGCGGCCGACCGGTGCCCCAACACCCCGGCCGGCACGGCGGTGGATGCCACGGGCTGCCCGGCGGACAGTGACGGGGACGGCGTGCGGAACGCCGTGGACAAGTGCCCGGACACCCCGGCGGGGACCACGGTGGACGCGGTGGGCTGCGCGGCGCTGTTCCAGGCCGGCCAGCCGCTGGTGCTCGAGGGCGTGAACTTCGAGACCGGGAAGGCCGTGCTGCTGCCGGCATCGACGGCGGTGCTCGACCGGGTGGCGGAGTCGCTGGCGAACAACCCGGACGTGACCGTCGAGGTGGGCGGGCACACGGACAACACCGGGTCGCGGGCCACGAACACCCGGCTGTCGGCGGCGCGCGCCAGCGCGGTGCGGGACTACCTGATCGGGAAGGGCATTGACGGGGCCCGGCTGACGGCCAAGGGCTACGGCCCGGACCAGCCGGTGCAGGAGAACACCACGGTGGCGGGCCGCGCGGCCAACCGCCGGGTGGAGCTGACCAAGACCAACTAG
- a CDS encoding PD40 domain-containing protein: MRTAFLLRVALPLAALGCASGGSSTGASTTFVQPETGERHLKNIRQLTFGGNNAEAYFSRDGRTIIYQRQEKVDAGCDQQYLMQADGSGVRRVSNGQGRTTCGFFYANDQRILYSSTFKDSPDCPAPPDRSHGYVWPLGHLEIYTSKLDGTDLRPLTSNGWYNAEATVSADGKKIIFTSTRDGDIELYTMNVDGSNVRRLTNRVGYDGGAWFSPDGTQIVWRAGYPRTAADTADYLTLLNNRLVRPAKVEVWVADADGSNARQVTNLGGANFAPVFTPSGKKIIFSSNFEKPRSGEFDLYLVNPDGTGLEKVTTHPDFDSFPMFSGDGKKLLWASNRHQSEVGETNLFIADWVE, encoded by the coding sequence ATGCGTACCGCCTTCCTCCTCCGTGTCGCGCTCCCCCTCGCCGCGCTTGGCTGCGCCTCGGGCGGGTCGAGCACTGGCGCCTCGACGACGTTTGTGCAGCCCGAGACGGGCGAGCGCCACCTCAAGAACATCCGGCAGCTGACCTTCGGCGGCAACAACGCCGAGGCGTACTTCTCGCGCGACGGCCGCACGATCATCTACCAGCGGCAGGAGAAGGTCGACGCCGGCTGTGACCAGCAGTACCTCATGCAGGCGGACGGGTCGGGGGTGCGTCGGGTCTCCAACGGCCAGGGCCGCACCACGTGCGGCTTCTTCTACGCCAATGACCAGCGCATTCTGTACAGCTCCACGTTCAAGGATTCGCCGGACTGCCCGGCCCCGCCCGACCGCTCCCACGGGTACGTCTGGCCGCTGGGACACCTCGAGATCTACACCTCGAAGCTCGACGGCACCGACCTCCGCCCGCTGACCAGCAACGGCTGGTACAACGCGGAGGCCACCGTCTCGGCCGACGGAAAGAAGATCATCTTCACCAGCACTCGCGACGGCGACATCGAGCTCTACACGATGAACGTCGATGGCAGCAACGTCCGCCGCCTCACCAACCGGGTGGGCTACGACGGCGGCGCCTGGTTCTCGCCCGACGGCACCCAGATCGTCTGGCGTGCGGGCTATCCCAGGACCGCGGCCGACACCGCCGATTACCTCACGCTGCTGAACAACCGCCTGGTCCGGCCGGCCAAGGTCGAGGTCTGGGTGGCCGACGCCGACGGCAGCAATGCGCGGCAGGTGACCAACCTCGGCGGGGCCAACTTCGCGCCGGTGTTCACCCCGAGCGGCAAGAAGATCATCTTCTCCTCGAACTTCGAGAAGCCGCGCAGCGGCGAGTTCGACCTGTACCTGGTCAACCCTGACGGCACCGGGCTCGAGAAGGTCACCACCCACCCGGACTTCGACTCCTTCCCGATGTTCAGCGGCGACGGGAAGAAGCTCCTGTGGGCCTCCAACCGGCACCAGTCGGAAGTCGGCGAGACCAACCTCTTCATCGCGGACTGGGTGGAGTGA
- the lepB gene encoding signal peptidase I, translated as MTEAPAPGGKLREWVRTIGFAVVAWLVLRTFLVQAFHITSESMEGTLLTGDVLWVARPTFGAKIPFTSTLLPGFREPRHGDIVVFESVETAGLDVVKRVIGLPGDTLAMRDGTVLRNGAPQAEPYAHRARPGEPDPNGSQAQMRAWQESRLVGPRPAAYQPDRNNWGPIVVPADSLFVMGDNRDSSYDGRWWGFLPRRNLRGSPLIIYYSFDPSSWRPLPLLTATRWGRLLTIPR; from the coding sequence GTGACGGAGGCGCCGGCGCCCGGCGGCAAGCTCCGGGAGTGGGTGCGGACCATCGGCTTCGCCGTCGTGGCGTGGCTGGTGCTGCGCACCTTCCTGGTGCAGGCCTTCCACATCACCTCCGAGAGCATGGAAGGCACCCTGCTCACCGGCGACGTGCTGTGGGTGGCGCGGCCGACCTTTGGCGCCAAGATCCCCTTCACCAGCACGCTGCTGCCCGGATTCCGGGAGCCACGCCACGGCGACATCGTCGTCTTCGAGTCGGTGGAGACCGCGGGGCTCGACGTCGTCAAGCGGGTGATCGGCCTGCCCGGCGACACCCTGGCCATGCGGGACGGCACCGTGCTCCGCAACGGCGCGCCGCAGGCCGAGCCCTACGCCCACCGGGCCCGGCCCGGCGAGCCCGATCCCAATGGGAGCCAGGCCCAGATGCGGGCCTGGCAGGAGTCCCGCCTGGTCGGTCCCCGGCCCGCCGCCTACCAGCCCGACCGGAACAACTGGGGCCCCATCGTGGTCCCGGCCGACTCGCTCTTCGTCATGGGCGACAACCGCGACTCCTCCTACGACGGCCGCTGGTGGGGCTTCCTGCCCCGTCGCAACCTGCGGGGCTCGCCGCTCATCATCTACTACAGCTTCGATCCCTCGAGCTGGCGCCCGCTGCCGCTCCTGACCGCGACCCGCTGGGGCCGACTCCTCACCATCCCCCGATGA
- the lepB gene encoding signal peptidase I — MTAPAGPPPREATLAEALREWVRAILIAIAAWLVLRTFVLEAFRIPSSSMEATLLPGDRLFVNKAVFGPEIPGLGWHLPAWRQPRRGEVIVFDSVEDDLKLVKRLIGVPGDTLEMQGGELYVNGLRQAEPWARHTDRGKGEFAEARRQMREWQLPYLAADPAGYTPDLQHWGPLVVPPDSYFVLGDNRDNSYDSRYWGFIPRRAVRGAPLCIYFSYDPASWQRYRALTTIRWDRLLTRPR, encoded by the coding sequence ATGACCGCCCCCGCGGGCCCCCCGCCCCGCGAAGCCACCCTGGCCGAGGCCCTCCGCGAATGGGTCCGCGCCATCCTGATCGCCATCGCCGCCTGGCTCGTGCTCCGCACCTTCGTGCTGGAGGCGTTCCGCATCCCCTCGAGCAGCATGGAGGCCACCCTGCTCCCGGGCGACCGGCTCTTCGTCAACAAGGCGGTGTTCGGCCCCGAGATCCCGGGGCTGGGCTGGCACCTCCCCGCCTGGCGCCAGCCGCGGCGTGGCGAGGTGATCGTCTTCGACTCCGTCGAGGACGACCTCAAGCTGGTGAAGCGGCTGATCGGGGTGCCGGGCGACACGCTGGAGATGCAGGGCGGGGAGCTCTACGTGAACGGCCTGCGGCAGGCGGAGCCCTGGGCCCGCCACACCGACCGGGGCAAGGGCGAGTTCGCCGAGGCCCGGCGGCAGATGCGGGAGTGGCAGCTGCCGTACCTGGCGGCGGATCCCGCCGGCTACACGCCGGACCTGCAGCACTGGGGACCCCTCGTGGTGCCGCCCGACTCGTACTTCGTCCTGGGCGACAACCGCGACAACTCCTACGACAGCCGGTACTGGGGCTTCATTCCGCGCCGGGCGGTGCGCGGCGCCCCGCTGTGCATCTACTTCAGCTATGATCCCGCCAGCTGGCAGCGCTACCGGGCGCTGACCACCATCCGCTGGGACCGCCTGCTCACCCGGCCACGCTAG
- a CDS encoding MFS transporter, with amino-acid sequence MPSPSLLIFLTVFIDLIGFGIVLPLLPSYAAAFQVGDTGVGLLVASFSLMQFLLAPWWGRLSDRVGRRPVLLVGLAGSAISYLVFGLAGSFWLLLVSRLVAGAMGATVNVAQAYLADVTPADRRAGAMGRLGAAFGLGFVVGPAIGGLSSHWGSAAPGLVASALTGLNLVLAWRWLPESRRAAATGVATAPVHWSRFLGAFSATACSTVAFTVLYVIFPLQVERSLGLDRHDSAYLFVLIGVVSAAVQGGLIGRLVRRHGEPLLIAVGGVVLALGLALLPRALTPGAGLPLLCGALVLVAAGSATIGPSAAAFVSRVAPAEEQGRALGLLQSVSAVARIIGPIAAGGIASAISPRAAFYAASAAAGCAGLSAFLARAGMGRPSVAG; translated from the coding sequence ATGCCCTCCCCCTCCCTGCTGATCTTCCTGACCGTCTTCATCGACCTGATCGGCTTCGGCATCGTGCTCCCGCTGCTGCCGAGCTACGCCGCGGCGTTCCAGGTGGGAGACACGGGCGTCGGCCTCCTGGTGGCGAGCTTCTCGCTGATGCAGTTCCTGCTCGCGCCGTGGTGGGGGCGGCTCTCGGACCGGGTCGGCCGACGACCGGTCCTGCTGGTGGGCCTCGCGGGCAGCGCCATCTCCTATCTGGTGTTCGGGCTGGCCGGGAGCTTCTGGCTGTTGCTGGTGTCCCGCCTGGTGGCCGGGGCGATGGGCGCCACGGTGAACGTGGCCCAGGCCTACCTGGCCGACGTGACGCCGGCCGACCGCCGGGCCGGCGCCATGGGCCGGCTGGGCGCCGCCTTCGGCCTGGGCTTCGTGGTGGGGCCGGCCATCGGTGGCCTCTCGAGTCACTGGGGCAGCGCGGCACCCGGGCTGGTGGCCTCGGCGCTCACCGGCCTCAACCTGGTCCTGGCCTGGCGCTGGCTGCCCGAATCGCGGCGGGCCGCCGCGACCGGGGTGGCGACGGCCCCGGTGCACTGGAGCCGCTTCCTGGGCGCCTTCTCGGCCACCGCCTGCTCGACCGTCGCGTTCACCGTGCTCTACGTGATCTTCCCGCTGCAGGTGGAGCGATCGCTCGGGCTCGACCGCCACGACTCCGCCTACCTCTTTGTGCTGATCGGCGTGGTGAGCGCCGCGGTCCAGGGCGGGCTGATCGGCCGCCTGGTGCGGCGGCACGGCGAGCCGCTGCTGATCGCGGTCGGGGGCGTGGTGCTGGCCCTGGGACTGGCGCTGCTGCCGCGGGCGCTCACCCCGGGGGCCGGGCTGCCGCTGCTGTGCGGCGCGCTGGTGCTGGTGGCCGCGGGGTCCGCCACGATCGGCCCGAGCGCGGCGGCCTTCGTGAGCCGGGTGGCGCCGGCGGAGGAGCAGGGGCGGGCGCTGGGGCTGCTGCAGAGCGTGAGCGCGGTGGCCCGCATCATCGGCCCCATCGCCGCCGGGGGCATCGCGTCGGCCATCTCGCCCCGGGCGGCGTTCTACGCGGCGAGCGCCGCGGCGGGGTGCGCGGGCCTCTCGGCATTCCTGGCCCGCGCGGGGATGGGCCGGCCTAGCGTGGCCGGGTGA
- a CDS encoding branched-chain amino acid ABC transporter substrate-binding protein has product MIVAWRRFLLPSTVALACAATTAACTQGNAPVRIGLAGPFTDSVGAPMLRAATLAVEQINAAGGINGRPIELVARDDHGDPDTAVMVATALQAAGVVAVIGHVYSGATLAAAPVYNDPAHPVVQLSPSSSAPRVTTAGEWTFRVCPSDLQYGTALARYAANQLGLTSASVLYANNEYGRGLRQTFIDEFVRLGGRIEDVDPYAPVAPDVGAYVARLLRRKRSQVLVIGGNEADALAVLRAIRGGGVTLPVMGGDGLEGLEAGGPVTEGTYIALGYLPSQATPPNRAFVAGYRARYPAASDPTQAAAASYDILWMLREIIARVGTDRTRIRDAVAAVGNGAPAFEGAGGTIAFDANGDLPNPNVVLGRVAGGRLVAVESR; this is encoded by the coding sequence GTGATCGTTGCCTGGCGGCGGTTTCTCCTTCCCTCCACCGTCGCGCTGGCGTGTGCCGCCACCACGGCCGCCTGCACCCAGGGCAACGCGCCGGTCCGTATCGGGCTCGCGGGCCCGTTCACCGATTCCGTCGGCGCCCCCATGCTGCGGGCCGCCACCCTCGCCGTGGAACAGATCAACGCGGCGGGGGGCATCAACGGCCGCCCCATCGAGCTCGTGGCGCGCGATGACCACGGCGATCCGGACACGGCCGTGATGGTCGCCACGGCGCTGCAGGCCGCCGGCGTGGTCGCGGTCATCGGGCACGTCTACAGCGGCGCCACCCTCGCCGCCGCGCCCGTCTACAACGACCCCGCCCATCCGGTGGTGCAGCTCTCGCCCAGTTCCTCGGCCCCGCGCGTCACCACCGCCGGCGAGTGGACCTTCCGCGTCTGCCCCAGCGACCTGCAGTACGGCACCGCCCTCGCGCGGTACGCCGCCAACCAGCTGGGACTCACCTCCGCCTCGGTCCTCTACGCCAACAACGAGTACGGCCGGGGCCTCCGCCAGACCTTCATCGACGAGTTCGTCCGGCTCGGCGGCCGGATCGAGGACGTGGACCCGTACGCACCGGTGGCGCCGGACGTCGGGGCCTACGTCGCCCGGCTGCTGCGGCGCAAGCGGAGCCAGGTCCTGGTCATCGGCGGCAACGAGGCCGACGCCCTCGCGGTGCTGCGCGCCATCCGCGGCGGGGGCGTCACCCTGCCGGTCATGGGCGGGGACGGACTCGAGGGGCTCGAGGCCGGCGGGCCGGTCACCGAGGGGACGTACATCGCCCTGGGCTACCTCCCCAGCCAGGCCACCCCGCCCAACCGCGCCTTCGTCGCGGGGTATCGCGCCCGGTACCCGGCAGCCTCGGACCCGACCCAGGCGGCGGCAGCGTCCTACGACATCCTGTGGATGCTGCGGGAGATCATCGCGCGCGTCGGGACCGACCGGACCCGGATCCGTGACGCGGTCGCGGCGGTGGGCAACGGTGCCCCGGCGTTCGAAGGCGCGGGCGGGACCATCGCCTTCGACGCCAACGGGGACTTGCCCAACCCGAACGTGGTGCTCGGGCGGGTGGCCGGCGGACGGCTGGTCGCGGTGGAGTCCCGGTGA
- a CDS encoding Smr/MutS family protein has protein sequence MPEWTRRPAAAQFDLHGQSVLDAARSAEQFLRAQARARRGAVVRLITGRGRAGGGAPVRTRVRTLLRRLRDGGEVVRDYVLEEGEGSFLVRLTD, from the coding sequence ATGCCCGAATGGACCCGACGGCCGGCGGCGGCGCAGTTCGACCTGCACGGCCAGAGCGTGCTCGACGCGGCGCGCAGCGCGGAGCAGTTCCTGCGCGCGCAGGCGCGGGCCCGCCGGGGCGCCGTGGTGCGCCTCATCACCGGCCGCGGCCGCGCCGGTGGGGGTGCGCCGGTGCGCACCCGCGTGCGCACGCTGCTGCGCCGGCTGCGGGACGGCGGCGAGGTGGTGCGGGACTACGTGCTGGAGGAAGGCGAGGGCAGCTTCCTGGTGCGCCTCACGGACTGA
- a CDS encoding cold shock domain-containing protein, whose product MAKGTVKWFNDAKGFGFIAQDGGKDVFVHHTAIAMDGFRSLAEGDQVEFDIVEGPKGLQAANVRKA is encoded by the coding sequence ATGGCGAAGGGTACCGTGAAGTGGTTCAATGATGCGAAGGGCTTCGGCTTCATCGCTCAGGATGGCGGCAAGGACGTCTTCGTGCACCATACCGCCATCGCGATGGACGGCTTCCGCTCTCTGGCCGAGGGCGACCAGGTGGAATTCGACATCGTGGAGGGCCCGAAGGGCCTGCAGGCGGCGAACGTCCGCAAGGCCTGA
- a CDS encoding Ig-like domain-containing protein, with the protein MLASLLLVLLPQQPAPPPPPAAPRPTASPIARAAIQPAEAAVLVGDTLRLKVVAYDSAGQVFPGTTATWFATGGMFEGSVDGDGLVTAGAVGTVTVSALVRPAGGGRATTAIGRVTILPQPAARLSVTPLPTRLYVGQSLALTATPYAANDDRRYDEVLWSSDRGTVVAVGREGRLTARAAGQATITATAGRASRSFRVTVLPNPVTQVSLEPAEVRVRAGDVVRFAFTARGGGRTIADALPEWSLAPGHGIIDEDGAFVADLPGTYRVLASFAGRSAEAVVSVAPRDVRRPTSIAGRLPIKGTAAEFWLHPDGKHGYLTTLGDRFYAVNLADPTKPQITDSVMVDARVINDLMTTEDGRFGVVTREGASSRKNGIVVLSFEDPAHPKAIAEFTETVSGGVHSTFIYRGYVYLTDDATGSMRVIDLRDPYQPRQVARWETPRTAAGRMLHDIDVQDGLAYLSYWNDGLVVLDVGNGMKGGSPERPVLVTQVKYDLPALYREVEAVGGPGFIRGTHTAWRSGRYVFVGDEVFAARPAATGYAPGGVIGLGRAYGRLHVIDLQDLANPRIVAWYEPKDGGTHNVWVAGDTLYLGDYQGGLRVLDVSGELRGDLLRQGREIAHVHTGDKLGATPNVANAWGAIYRDGYIYVPDMNSGLWVVKVEGKSALTP; encoded by the coding sequence ATGCTTGCCTCGCTCCTGCTCGTGCTGCTGCCGCAGCAGCCCGCTCCCCCGCCCCCCCCCGCCGCGCCGCGGCCTACGGCATCCCCGATCGCGCGGGCGGCGATCCAGCCCGCCGAGGCCGCGGTGCTGGTCGGCGATACCCTCCGGCTCAAGGTGGTGGCCTACGACTCCGCCGGGCAGGTCTTCCCCGGCACGACCGCCACCTGGTTCGCCACGGGCGGGATGTTCGAAGGCTCGGTGGACGGCGACGGCCTCGTCACGGCCGGCGCGGTCGGCACCGTCACGGTGTCGGCGCTGGTGCGGCCGGCGGGTGGCGGCCGGGCCACCACGGCCATCGGACGGGTGACGATCCTGCCGCAGCCGGCGGCCAGGCTGAGCGTCACGCCGCTGCCCACCCGGTTGTATGTGGGGCAGTCGCTGGCGCTCACCGCCACGCCCTATGCCGCCAACGACGACCGGCGCTACGACGAGGTGCTGTGGAGCAGCGACCGCGGCACCGTGGTGGCGGTGGGACGGGAGGGTCGCCTCACGGCCCGCGCGGCGGGGCAGGCGACCATCACCGCCACGGCGGGCCGCGCCAGCCGGAGCTTCCGGGTGACGGTGCTCCCCAACCCGGTCACCCAGGTGAGCCTGGAGCCCGCCGAGGTCCGGGTGCGGGCCGGCGACGTGGTGCGCTTTGCCTTCACGGCGCGGGGGGGGGGCCGGACCATCGCCGACGCGCTCCCGGAGTGGTCGCTCGCGCCGGGCCACGGGATCATCGACGAGGATGGCGCCTTCGTGGCCGACCTGCCGGGGACCTACCGGGTGCTCGCCAGCTTCGCGGGTCGCAGCGCGGAGGCGGTGGTCAGCGTGGCCCCGCGCGACGTGCGGCGCCCGACCAGCATCGCGGGCCGGCTCCCCATCAAGGGCACCGCCGCGGAGTTCTGGCTGCACCCCGATGGCAAACACGGCTACCTGACCACCCTCGGCGACCGGTTCTACGCCGTGAACCTCGCCGACCCCACCAAGCCGCAGATCACCGACTCGGTGATGGTGGACGCCCGGGTGATCAACGACCTGATGACCACCGAGGACGGCCGCTTCGGCGTGGTGACGCGGGAGGGCGCCTCGAGCCGGAAGAACGGCATCGTGGTGCTCTCGTTCGAGGATCCCGCGCACCCGAAGGCCATCGCGGAGTTCACCGAGACGGTCAGCGGTGGGGTGCACTCCACGTTCATCTACCGCGGCTACGTCTACCTCACCGACGATGCCACCGGCTCGATGCGGGTGATCGACCTGCGAGATCCCTACCAGCCCCGGCAGGTGGCGCGGTGGGAGACGCCGCGGACCGCCGCCGGCCGGATGCTGCACGACATCGACGTGCAGGACGGCCTCGCCTACCTCTCCTACTGGAACGACGGGCTGGTCGTGCTCGACGTCGGCAACGGGATGAAGGGCGGGAGCCCGGAGCGGCCGGTGCTGGTCACCCAGGTCAAGTACGACCTCCCGGCCCTCTACCGCGAGGTGGAGGCGGTGGGCGGCCCGGGCTTCATCCGCGGCACGCACACGGCGTGGCGGAGCGGCCGGTACGTCTTCGTCGGGGACGAGGTATTTGCGGCCAGGCCCGCGGCCACCGGCTACGCGCCGGGCGGCGTCATCGGGCTCGGCCGCGCGTACGGGCGGCTGCACGTCATCGACCTGCAGGACCTGGCGAATCCGCGCATCGTGGCGTGGTACGAGCCCAAGGATGGCGGGACGCACAACGTGTGGGTGGCCGGCGACACGCTGTACCTGGGCGACTACCAGGGCGGGCTGCGGGTGCTCGACGTGTCGGGGGAGCTCCGGGGGGACCTGCTGCGACAGGGGCGGGAAATCGCCCACGTGCACACCGGGGACAAGCTGGGGGCCACGCCCAACGTCGCCAACGCCTGGGGGGCGATCTACCGCGACGGCTACATCTACGTGCCCGACATGAACTCCGGGCTCTGGGTGGTGAAGGTGGAGGGCAAGAGCGCGCTGACGCCCTAG